GGGATCATATTAGAGAACTATTTGCCACTTCCCAAGCTGCTTATAGAGCGGACTTAACCGCTTCTCATTTTTCCTTTAATGCTGGCCAAGGGCGTTGTGATCATTGCCAGGGTCTCGGTTATCAAAAAGAGGACATGCAGTTTCTTTCTGATGTATACGTGCAGTGCCCTGTTTGTGAGGGTAAACGCTTTAAACCGGAAGTGCTTGAGGTTACGTGGAACTGGAAATCAATCGCAGATGTTCTCAACATGGATGTCGATGAGGCCATCCGTTTCTTTGCTAATAAAACTAAAATCATCAATCGCCTAAAAACGCTTAAGGCAGTTGGACTGGGTTATCTAACGCTTGGCCAGCCCTTGAATACATTATCAGGAGGTGAATCCCAACGACTTAAGTTGGTAAAATACCTATCCCGCTTCAGTGAAATAGAGGATACTAAACTCTTCTTGCTCGATGAGCCTACAACCGGTCTGCACCGTGATGATGTGCGCAAGCTTCTTGATGTGCTTCAACAATTGGTTAGCCAGGGCAATAGCTTGGTTGTGATCGAGCATCAAATGGACGTTATTAAATCCGCGGATTGGATCATAGAAATGGGCCCCGATGCCGGTGACCAAGGAGGAAAGATTGTTGCTGAAGGTACGCCTGAAGAAATTGCTACTAAAAATACGGCTACGGCTCGTTTTCTACGCGAAGTCTTGCCGAAATCCAAATCAAAAGGCGGCAAAGCAGACGTCATTGAATTTAAATACGAGGAGCAACCAGAGGAACTCTACCTCACGGCTGCTGAGCCAGAAGTACAGTACTTTGCTCACCCGCAACGGGAATTGGAAATTATTGGCGCACGTGAACATAACTTAAAAAATATTTCTTTAAAGATTCCACACCGCGCGCTCACGGTACTCACAGGCGTTTCCGGTTCTGGGAAATCTTCGCTTGCATTTGATATTATTTTTGCAGAAGGCCAGCGGCGCTTTATGGAGTCTATCTCCGCTTATGCTCGCCAGTTCATTGAGCAAATGCCGAAACCGGACATCGATAAACTCACTGGCATACCGCCAACAGTAGCCATCGAGCAACGCGTTACCCGAGGTAGTAGAAAGTCTACCGTGGCTACGATCACAGAAGTTGCCCAGTACCTGCGGCTCCTGTATGCCAAAATTGGTATACAGCACAGCTTGCACAGTGGCGCCCCCGTTATAGCCCTTTCAAATGATGAAATATTCGATCTCTTTGAGCGTTATATAAAACTTCCTAGTAAACGCGATGCGAAACATTTGTACCTATGTGCTCCGTTGGTGAAATCTCGCAAGGGGCACCACCAGCCGCTTGCCACTTGGGCGCAAAATCAGGGTTATCAGTTGATGTATATTGATAAAAAATGGGTCAATGTAAACCATTTTGAAAAATTGGACCGCTACAAGGAGCATGACATTGATATCGTTGTGGTCGATTTAGGGAAAGCTGGCGGTAAGCTGACCAAGGTCAAACGCCGAGAGCTCCTTGATATGGCACTTCAATTAGGAAGAGGGAGTTGTTTCTTGAGAAATCTCGATGGTACGGTACTTACCGGTTATTCAAATCAACGTACAGACCCGGTTACCGGAGAGTCCTACCCTGAGCTGGATCCCAAACACTTTTCCTGGAATTCTCCTAAAGGATGGTGTGAAAAATGTAATGGGCAGGGCTATCTTTACGAAGAACGCAAGGGCCCAGGGCGATCCAAAGCAAAAGAGATCAGTGAGCTTTGTCCCGATTGTCATGGTGATCGTCTGAATCCTACTAGCTGTGCGGTTAAAATTTATGTGAAGGGCGATAAATCTGGAACTGAAGGCGAAAAAGCGCTTTCCCTCCCTGATATTTTGCGCATGCCACCTGGTGAGGTCATAGAAACTGTTCAAAACATGTCGCTCGATAAACGCGGCCAGCAGATTGTACGCGACATTATTCCTCAGATTAGGGAACGCCTCAGGTTTATGGATCAAGTGGGCCTGAATTACCTCACGCTTAATCGCTCTAGCGCCACGCTTTCCGGTGGTGAAGCTCAGCGTATCCGGCTTGCGGCACAACTGAGCTCTAATTTGTCCGGGGTTTTATACGTCCTGGATGAGCCATCTATCGGCTTGCATGCGAGGGATAACCAGCGCCTCATCGATTCACTCAAAGTTCTTCGTGATAAGGGTAACACACTCTTGGTTGTAGAGCATGATGATGAGATGATGCGCCAGGCAGACCATATTATAGACCTAGGGCCAGGTGCAGGTGTTCATGGCGGTCATCTTCTTGCCAATGCCACTATTAAAGAAATTGTTAAGAACAAAAATTCTATCACGGGCCAATATCTTAAAAAGGGAATCTCGCACCCGACTCGTGGGAGCTACCGAAAGCTTCCCGCTAAATGGAATCCTAAGAAAAAAGCAAATGATGAAGCTGATCCGGACTGGATGGTGCTTAAGAAATGTCATCTGCGTAATTTAAAAGGGCAAGATCTCCACATCCCGCTAGGCAAGCTTACCGTTGTCTGTGGTATTTCCGGAGCTGGTAAGTCGACTTTAGTACGAGACTTACTCAAGCCCTGTGTTGCTTACGCCATTGAGCAAAAGCTCCAGACGGTTACGGGGGAAGATTTGGTCAAAAAAGATTATTTCCCAAAAGACGGCACAGAGCTGCCGTTTGCGGAATTACTCAATGCCAACGTTTTTAAAAACGTCGTTGAAGTGGACCAAGAACCGATTGGTAAAACCCCGCGTTCGACACCGGCTACTTATATTGGCGCGTTTGATATTATTCGGGACTACTTTACGTCTCTCCCTGAGGCTAAAATGCATGGTTATGATGCCAGTGTTTTTTCCTTCAATACAGAGAAAGGTCGCTGTGAAACCTGTGGTGGCGCCGGTAGAATCAAACTAGAAATGAATTTTTTACCGGATACCTATGTTACCTGCGAGGATTGCAACGGTACGCGCTATAGCCCGGAGCTTCGCGAGGTTCGTTGGAAGGGTAAGAATATCAGTGATATTTTAAATCTCAGTTTTGAAGAAGCCGTTCCATTCTTCGAATTTCATTCCCGTCTAAAAGCAATCTTGCAGCTGATGATCGATACAGGCTTAGGCTATCTAACACTGGGCCAAAGTTCACCAAGTCTTTCTGGGGGTGAAGCTCAGCGGCTTAAGTTAGTCAGTGAACTCGCTAAGGGTCTTCCGACTTTTAAGGAACGTACGCGGGGCATTTCACCTAAGAATCTTTATATATTAGAGGAGCCCACGATCGGTTTGCACTTAAGTGACTGTGAGAGATTGATCCACTTGCTGCACGATCTTGTGGACCAAGGCCATACGGTCGTTGTCATCGAGCACCATTTGGATATTATTGCAGAAGCAGACTATGTTGTAGAAGTTGGTCCGGAGGGTGGAGATGCCGGTGGCACAATCCTTTATCAAGGCGTGCTCGCTGGTTTAAAGAAGTGCAAAGAAAGCCAAACGGCCAAGTACTTGCCATAAAAAAAAGAGGGCCATAATAGCCCTCTTGAAAATGCTTATTTCAAATACTGTCCAGCTTAGTCGCGGAGTTTAGCCAACAGACGAAGGATTTCAACATACATCCATACGAGGGACACCATTAATGAGAAAGCAAAGAACCATTCGTATTTACGATCGAGTTTACCGCTAGCATCGTTAATGGCCTTAAAGTCCACTACGAGGGTTAAGCTGGCGATCACCACAATCACAATGCTGACCAATATGCCTGCAGGTGAAGAGTCATGAAGAATCGGCATTCTCCAACCAAAGAAGGAGCCAAAAATGCTCACCATATAGGCAAAGGCGATTCCTACAACTCCGATGGAAAGAAACGCCATAAAGTTCTTTGTCGGCTGAATGATCTTAGTCTTATACAGAAAGAGAACTGCAAGAAAACAGCCAGCGACACCTAGAACGGCCTGGAAAATAATCCCCGGGTACCGAGCTTCAAAATACTGGCTGATCAGAGAGAGTATAACCCCTTCGGCGATTGCGTAACCGTATATGAGAGCCGGGTTACAGCTTTGTTTAAAAGCGATAAATAGCCCAAAGCCCATAGCCACTGCAAAGGCGCCAAACCACAGCATCGGGGATGTTAGCTGTTGGGCGTATATCCATGTCAATGAGAATGCTAGGCCTAGAACGGCAAAAACATTAAACGTGCGGGCAACCACGCCGTTAATGCTCACGGTTGCGTTTCCAGCAATTCTACTTTGTTGTTTTTCTAAAGAATGAACTAAAGGATTTCCAAAATTGTAACTCATAAGTTGTTTGAAGTTAATTGATTAAAGTACTATTGTACAGGAATTGTATGAAAATACAAATACAAAGCTATGCTTTAGCCCGCATAGGGTACCGGCGCTCCACTTTTGGGGGAGGCGGGACATCTAATTTAAAACCTAGAACCCCCTTTGAATTCATCTTTAAGAACTCACGGAATGTCTTAGGATTAAAATTACACGTTAATGAAGCAGCTATGTCTGTTAAAATGCCTTCGCTATTGGATGTTTTTAACAGAAGGCGTACTTTTGTAAAACCATCATGCGCATGCAGGTAATCACTGAAAGCCTTTAGGAAATCATTAATATCGGTTTTAACATCCAGGACAATCGTGACGGATTCGATCAACGATGGTAGCCTGCGCTCCAGGGTATCGATATCGGCTACATTAAAGCGCACTTCATCATTATCTGCTGCCCTGCGAATCGTGCCACTAACAACAATGATGTTCCCTTCTACCACATGATGCTGAAACTTCATATACGCATCTGGAAATAAATTTAGCTGTATGCTGGAATTGCGGGTAGTCAAATTGAAAAAGGCCCAGGCTCGGTTATCCTTTTTAGAAATGCGTTTATTAATGTTATCAACGATGCCACAGACGCGGAAAGTTTCGTTGTTTTGCAGCTGTTCTATTTCATCTTCTCGAAAGGTGTTGATGGCAGTATCAAAGCCGGCATATTCATTCATCGGGTGGCCGGATAAATAGAACCCAAGGAGTTCCTTTTCGTGCTGTAGTTTTTCACGCAAGGGCATAGTAGGGCCGTTTTCATTCACGCAGGCACTTGGAGCGTTGGATTCATTCAGTGAATTATCCATTAAATCAAATAATGACGTTTGCCCGCAGGCTTTGTCTTTTTGGACAGCTGAGACTTCGCTCATGATTGCATCAATAGAGTCAAATAGATGTTGGCGATCCTTGCCAAAAGAGTCAAAGGCGCCGGAGCGTATCAAGCATTCCAATACACGTCGATTAACAGCTCGAGAGTCTACGCGGACGGCGAAATCCATAAAGTCCTTAAATGGACCACTTTTATCGCGTTCACAAAGAATCTTAAGCGCTGCGGAATCACCCACGCCTTTGATCGCGGATAGTCCAAAGCGAATAGCGCCGGAACCGCTCTCATCATAGATGATCGGTGTAAATTTGTCTCTGGATTCATTAACATCCGGGCTGAGTACGGGAATGTTTAGAACAGAGCATTCCCCGATGAAATGTCTTACTTTGTCCGCATTGCCCAATTCCGAAGAAAGCGCCGCAGCCATGAACTCAACGGGGTAGTTAGCTTTTAGATAACCCGTTTGGAACGCAAGAATAGCATAGGCAGCGGAGTGAGACTTATTAAAACCATAACCCGCAAACTTTTCTAAAATATCAAAGAGCTCTTCCGCTTTTTTAGATTCTATATTGTTATGCTTCTTGGCTCCCTCTATGAAGACGGCTCGCTGTTCCGCCATTTCTTCTATCTTCTTTTTACCCATTGCGCGACGAAGAATATCAGCTGCGCCCAGACTATAGCCGGCAATCACACGGGCAGCTTCCATAACTTGTTCCTGGTAGACCATCACCCCGTAGGTTTCTTTACAAATTTCTTCTAAAAGCGGGTGGGGGTACTTAATCGTACTGGGATCCTTTTTGCCTTTAACATAATCGGGTATCCAATCCATCGGGCCTGGGCGATAGAGTGCAATCAATGCTACGATCTCATCAATATTAGAAATGTTAAACTGACGGCAGAGCGATTGCATGCCACCGGACTCAAGCTGGAAGACCCCAACGGTCTTGGCATCATTGAGAAGTTGAAATGTCTTATCGTCCTCAAAGGGGACTTTGTCGATATTAAATTGAGGATTATTACGCGTACGGCGAATGTTATCCTGGGCATCGGCAATGATGGTGAGGGTCTTCAGTCCCAGAAAGTCCATTTTTAGGAGACCAATTTTCTCAACAGGATCCTTTGGGTACTGTGTGGTTAAAATACCGTCCTGAAGTGTTACGGGGACAAGTTCGCGTAACGGTCTATCTGAGATAATGACTCCCGCGGCGTGCGTTCCGGTGTTACGCACCATACCCTCAATAATACGACCTTCTTGAATAATCTTAGCTGCAACGGGGTTATGATCAACTTCGTATTTAAGATCGGTACTCTTTTCTAAAGCCGCATCCAGCGTAATACCAATATCATCCGGAACCATCTTGGCAATACGATCTGCTTCAGCATACGGTATATCGTTTACGCGAGCCAAATCACGCACGATCATTTTGGCGCCAAAGGTACCGAACGTAATAATATTAGCCACGCACTCACTACCATACTTTTGGCGCACGTACTCAATTACCTCTCCACGACGCCGCATACAGAAGTCTATATCGAAGTCTGGAGGTGAAACGCGTTCTGGATTCAAGAAACGTTCGAAAAGAAGTTTAAATCGAATAGGATCGATGTCCGTAATCTTAAGCACATAGGCCGTTAAGCAGCCTGCACCGGATCCTCTACCCGGGCCAACAGGAATTGTCTGCTCACGAGCCCATCGGATAAAGTCCCATACGATCAAGAAGTAGTCAATAAAGCCTGCCTTCTCAATAATCGAAAGCTCATAATCAATTCTTTCCGCAAGTGTTTTAGCCAGTTCCGGATCATCAGCGTTATCAGGGTCGTGATAATTCACGCCGTAACGCTCTTTCAGCCCTTGTACACACAGGAACTTTAAGTACTCAATATTCGTTGTGTGGACAGAGTAAATTTCTTCAGGAGCTTTGTATACGGGGTACAAATTATTGCCAAATGGGATTTCCAAATCACACATTTCGGCGACTTCGCAGGTATTCGTGAGTGCGTGAGGAATCTCACCAAAAATAAGCTCCATTTCCTGGCGAGATTTCAAATAGAATTGGTGGGAAGTATAGCGCAACCGCTTTTCATCCGCAATCTTGGAGCCGGTTTGAATACACAGAAGTGAATCGTGGGGAGCCCAGTCATTTTTGCCAACATAGTGTACATCGTTTGTACAGACCAGCTTTAACCCAAATTCTTCTGCTAACGGTATAAGATGCTTATTTACCTGCTGTTGCTCACTGATGCCATGGTCTTGCAGCTCTACAAAATAGTTTTCCCTCCCAAAAATGTCTATAAACGTAGACAATGCTTTCTTGGCACCCGGTATGTCCCCCTTAAGGATGTGTTGCGGAACAACGCCCTGCAAACACCCCGTAAATCCAATTAACCCCTCCGCATGAGCGGCTAATTGTTCCATATCCGTACGAGGCTTATAGTATAGCCCTTTAGTATGAGCATCGGATACTAACCGAATAAGGTTTTGGTAGCCTTTAAGGTTCTTGGCGATCAAGCCCATATGGTGGTATTTGTGCTGACCACGCTCAGGCTTTTCAGTCATCTTATGGTCATAGACCAAGTAGACCTCACACCCTAATAACGGTTTTATACCATGCTTTTTTGCCGTTTGAAAGAACTCAGTTAAGCCAAACAAATTACCGTGGTCGGTAATCGCGACTGCTTTCATATTATAGTCACAACAATGCTTACACAGACGATCAATATGGCATGCGCCATCCAGCAGACTAAAGTCTGTGTGCAGATGCAAGTGAACGAAATCTGAGTCTTTTTTGGCCATGTGAATCGATCATATCAGGTAACCCTCTAAACGCAAGTTTGCAATGATTGGTACTTGAGTACAAGGGGTAGACGAGGATCACAGAACAAGGCTTTTCTTTTTACCGTTATTATTGTAGAATATGTTTAGATGTTAAAAGCATATTGGCAAAATGCGGAAGAGGGGATAGCCGTCCTTTCACGTGACTGGACTACCCCCGATACGTTACCGGAGTTTCTCATATACCCTGGCAAACAGAAAGCGAAGGAGATAACACGCGTCCCGTTGATCGAATTCGCCCAGCGCTCGGGCTATTTTAGGGAAGGGGAAGATTTGACGTTTATCTTCGAACCCAAGTCCGCCCATCTCGGCCAGAAAATCAATGGTGAGCGTATCTATGTATCTGGTAGTTTTAATGGGTGGGATGAAGCGATTAACAACCCCAAGTGGGAACTTAAGAGACAGGAAGTCGAAGGGCTTTCTTGTTACGCGCTCACTTTGCCATGGGAGGAGTGCTACGATGTAGGAGAAGTCCATCGTTTTAAATTTGTGACCAATGCCAAAGACTGGCTTGAGGTCCCTGTAGACGCTCCTAACGCAGTGGTAGAAGACAACAATCGCAATTATGAATTACGGGCGATGCGCACTGGCCATCACATGTTTTATTTTAAGGCTCCGTTTAAGCAGGACATCCCTAAGGCTATGGAGCTCGTTTGCCAGAAGGAAAGATGTCATATAGATTACACGCCTTGGCTCTTAAATTATAAAACAGATTTGCCCTTAGGTGCCATTGTAGAAGAGAATGAAACTGTCTTTCGATTGTTTGCCCCAAGGGCCATTATGGCTAAAGTGATTTTTTATGAAGACCTGGAATATCCGGATGAGCAGACATGTTCTATGGTCAAGGTCGATGATTGTACTTGGGAGTACAAACATAAGGGCAATCTAGATGGCTGGTATTATTATTACCAGATTACAGGCCTAAATAAAGACGACTTTTCTCATTTTAGCAGCAATTTTAAAATACTTGATCCCTACGCCAAAGCAACTGTCTGCGCCAGTGGTCCAGGTATCATTGTCGATTTCAAAAAAAACCCCAAGCCAGAAAGTAGCTACCAGCCACCAGCTTGGGATGATCTTATCATTTTAGAAGCCCACGTTCGGGATTTATTAGCGAAAGACAGAATCGAGCTGACAAAGGATGAACGCCTTGGGTTTACCGGCTTATCCCAATGGATCCACACCGATGATAATTATATCAGACAACTTGGGGTAAACGCCGTAGAGTTTCAGCCCGTACAGGAATTTGAGTATACAAAGATAGAAGAATACCACTGGGGCTACATGCCGGTTAATTACTTTTCACCATCAAGCGCTTATGCAGAGCATCCTGGAAGAGCATCCCAGGTAAAGGAATTTCAAAACGTTGTTAAAGCATTTCATGATCGCGGTATAGCAGTGATTCTAGACGTTGTATATAACCATGTTGGAGACCCCAACCACTTGCTTTATATAGACAAACAATACTATTTCGAGACAACGGAAAAGGGAGATTTGTACAACTACAGCGGCTGCGGGAACGATCTACGCGCGCGTGCTCCCATGGCCAAACGATTGATTATCGATAGTCTTATCCATTTCATGGAAGTCTATGGTGTCGATGGATTCCGTTTTGATCTGGCAGAACTCTTGGGCGTAGATGTACTAAAAGACATAGAAGCCGCGCTTAAAAAAGCAAAACCATCTGCCATCTTAATAGCGGAGCCATGGAGCTTCCGCGCTCACATTGCCCATATGTTGAGGCCTACGGGATTCGCTTTTTGGAATAGTGCTTTTCGTGAGTATTTTAAGCAATATGTGCAAGGTGATGGCAACCACGAGGGCTTTCGCTATTTCATTAAAGGATCCTTGGATTTTTTAACACGTTTCCCCTCACAAAGTGTCAATTACTCTGAATCTCACGATGACCGTTGCTGGATAGACTCCATAACCCAAAACGCTGATCATAACGGCATGAACCCAACCATGCTCGATCAACGCAGGACACACCTTATGGTAGCTTTCTTAATGATGTCACTCGGCATTCCGATGATTTCGGAAGGGCAAGATTTTTTAAAGTCCAAACAAGGCGTAAATAACACTTACCA
The genomic region above belongs to Verrucomicrobia bacterium CG1_02_43_26 and contains:
- a CDS encoding excinuclease ABC subunit A translates to MAKSDQEYIKLFNVRQNNLKGFDLELPLGKLIVVTGLSGTGKSSLVFDTLHAEGQRRYIETFSPYVRQFLETLDRPAVDSIENIRPSIAIEQTNTVKTSRSTVGTMTELTDFFKVWFCKVAGLFDPETGEKIEDDNPQSIWRKASAAWPKGDVLLSFRIVKPDNLSWEEILEPVKAQGYVRCIVNHEIIRLEDLKEKDLKGNLLMVVQDRTTLVKENERRFMEAASTAIHYGDGELFIHTIKGEELGHFSEGLHSPKTGRRFRAPTPALFSFNSPIGACDKCRGFGKTVEMDYNLIIPDKSLSIKEGAIKCFHGEVMSKCLEELKHAAGKKGIKLSIPWSEMPEEDIRYVIDGDPHYGERGTAKQNLWYGIKGFFDWVESKKYKQHMRFILAKYRSYVTCDKCHGKRLRPQALCWKWQGYTLPDLYDLSIRSLNALLRKQHKQTGNHPVDLAANAILSRLNYLEQVGLGYLTLSRQSRTLSGGEVERVNLTTCLGTSLVETLFVLDEPSVGLHARDIDRLVRILRQLTDLGNTVVVVEHDEAVMRAADHIIEMGPEPGSKGGEVVFSGTVKQILASKQSLTGAYLNGKKDIDLPLHRRPWAPGEPDNYAVHFDEAHKHNIENLSFSLPLERFVCVCGVSGSGKSTLVNNIIYKSLMEQQGASDEEAANVKELTSDLSIGEIVLVDQSPISKTPRSNPALYCEAWDHIRELFATSQAAYRADLTASHFSFNAGQGRCDHCQGLGYQKEDMQFLSDVYVQCPVCEGKRFKPEVLEVTWNWKSIADVLNMDVDEAIRFFANKTKIINRLKTLKAVGLGYLTLGQPLNTLSGGESQRLKLVKYLSRFSEIEDTKLFLLDEPTTGLHRDDVRKLLDVLQQLVSQGNSLVVIEHQMDVIKSADWIIEMGPDAGDQGGKIVAEGTPEEIATKNTATARFLREVLPKSKSKGGKADVIEFKYEEQPEELYLTAAEPEVQYFAHPQRELEIIGAREHNLKNISLKIPHRALTVLTGVSGSGKSSLAFDIIFAEGQRRFMESISAYARQFIEQMPKPDIDKLTGIPPTVAIEQRVTRGSRKSTVATITEVAQYLRLLYAKIGIQHSLHSGAPVIALSNDEIFDLFERYIKLPSKRDAKHLYLCAPLVKSRKGHHQPLATWAQNQGYQLMYIDKKWVNVNHFEKLDRYKEHDIDIVVVDLGKAGGKLTKVKRRELLDMALQLGRGSCFLRNLDGTVLTGYSNQRTDPVTGESYPELDPKHFSWNSPKGWCEKCNGQGYLYEERKGPGRSKAKEISELCPDCHGDRLNPTSCAVKIYVKGDKSGTEGEKALSLPDILRMPPGEVIETVQNMSLDKRGQQIVRDIIPQIRERLRFMDQVGLNYLTLNRSSATLSGGEAQRIRLAAQLSSNLSGVLYVLDEPSIGLHARDNQRLIDSLKVLRDKGNTLLVVEHDDEMMRQADHIIDLGPGAGVHGGHLLANATIKEIVKNKNSITGQYLKKGISHPTRGSYRKLPAKWNPKKKANDEADPDWMVLKKCHLRNLKGQDLHIPLGKLTVVCGISGAGKSTLVRDLLKPCVAYAIEQKLQTVTGEDLVKKDYFPKDGTELPFAELLNANVFKNVVEVDQEPIGKTPRSTPATYIGAFDIIRDYFTSLPEAKMHGYDASVFSFNTEKGRCETCGGAGRIKLEMNFLPDTYVTCEDCNGTRYSPELREVRWKGKNISDILNLSFEEAVPFFEFHSRLKAILQLMIDTGLGYLTLGQSSPSLSGGEAQRLKLVSELAKGLPTFKERTRGISPKNLYILEEPTIGLHLSDCERLIHLLHDLVDQGHTVVVIEHHLDIIAEADYVVEVGPEGGDAGGTILYQGVLAGLKKCKESQTAKYLP
- a CDS encoding DNA polymerase III subunit alpha — its product is MAKKDSDFVHLHLHTDFSLLDGACHIDRLCKHCCDYNMKAVAITDHGNLFGLTEFFQTAKKHGIKPLLGCEVYLVYDHKMTEKPERGQHKYHHMGLIAKNLKGYQNLIRLVSDAHTKGLYYKPRTDMEQLAAHAEGLIGFTGCLQGVVPQHILKGDIPGAKKALSTFIDIFGRENYFVELQDHGISEQQQVNKHLIPLAEEFGLKLVCTNDVHYVGKNDWAPHDSLLCIQTGSKIADEKRLRYTSHQFYLKSRQEMELIFGEIPHALTNTCEVAEMCDLEIPFGNNLYPVYKAPEEIYSVHTTNIEYLKFLCVQGLKERYGVNYHDPDNADDPELAKTLAERIDYELSIIEKAGFIDYFLIVWDFIRWAREQTIPVGPGRGSGAGCLTAYVLKITDIDPIRFKLLFERFLNPERVSPPDFDIDFCMRRRGEVIEYVRQKYGSECVANIITFGTFGAKMIVRDLARVNDIPYAEADRIAKMVPDDIGITLDAALEKSTDLKYEVDHNPVAAKIIQEGRIIEGMVRNTGTHAAGVIISDRPLRELVPVTLQDGILTTQYPKDPVEKIGLLKMDFLGLKTLTIIADAQDNIRRTRNNPQFNIDKVPFEDDKTFQLLNDAKTVGVFQLESGGMQSLCRQFNISNIDEIVALIALYRPGPMDWIPDYVKGKKDPSTIKYPHPLLEEICKETYGVMVYQEQVMEAARVIAGYSLGAADILRRAMGKKKIEEMAEQRAVFIEGAKKHNNIESKKAEELFDILEKFAGYGFNKSHSAAYAILAFQTGYLKANYPVEFMAAALSSELGNADKVRHFIGECSVLNIPVLSPDVNESRDKFTPIIYDESGSGAIRFGLSAIKGVGDSAALKILCERDKSGPFKDFMDFAVRVDSRAVNRRVLECLIRSGAFDSFGKDRQHLFDSIDAIMSEVSAVQKDKACGQTSLFDLMDNSLNESNAPSACVNENGPTMPLREKLQHEKELLGFYLSGHPMNEYAGFDTAINTFREDEIEQLQNNETFRVCGIVDNINKRISKKDNRAWAFFNLTTRNSSIQLNLFPDAYMKFQHHVVEGNIIVVSGTIRRAADNDEVRFNVADIDTLERRLPSLIESVTIVLDVKTDINDFLKAFSDYLHAHDGFTKVRLLLKTSNSEGILTDIAASLTCNFNPKTFREFLKMNSKGVLGFKLDVPPPPKVERRYPMRAKA